A portion of the Bacillus thuringiensis genome contains these proteins:
- a CDS encoding GrpB family protein: protein MLGLPHGKVFLVPWTEEWEIEFMKEKQIIEEQIGEHILAIHHIGSTSIPHLSAKPIIDIAIELKNNAVGIQCIAKLELLNYKYRKDVLPERYYFNKGEPRTHQIHMYEQGNKYLIEQLQFRDYLIDNKTARIQYEQLKIQLSQANPTDKHKYAEDKTNFITFILAKIND from the coding sequence TGTTTTTAGTGCCGTGGACTGAAGAATGGGAAATTGAGTTTATGAAAGAGAAACAAATCATTGAGGAACAAATTGGCGAACATATTTTAGCGATACACCATATTGGTAGTACTTCTATTCCACATTTAAGTGCAAAGCCAATTATTGATATAGCAATAGAACTAAAAAATAATGCAGTTGGCATACAATGTATCGCAAAGTTGGAACTACTAAATTATAAATACAGAAAAGATGTCTTGCCTGAAAGATACTATTTTAATAAAGGAGAGCCACGAACTCATCAAATTCATATGTATGAACAAGGAAATAAATATTTAATAGAACAATTACAATTTCGAGATTACTTAATAGACAATAAAACTGCTCGTATACAGTATGAACAGTTAAAAATTCAACTTTCACAAGCTAATCCTACTGATAAACATAAGTATGCGGAGGATAAAACAAATTTCATTACATTCATACTAGCTAAAATAAATGATTGA
- a CDS encoding DUF4181 domain-containing protein, producing MGTSTILIIIIGLGIGGYFLEQFLRKKLNMEKRGFFGYKHVNSLHVKLEIGLIIIYVIGSCYYMFKFENSKMAYVMFTYLGISWTLRAWMDWKYDRESKEYILSITGMVALILMLSILFYFVPPAV from the coding sequence ATGGGGACCTCTACAATTTTGATTATTATTATTGGACTAGGTATAGGTGGTTACTTTTTAGAACAGTTTTTAAGAAAAAAATTGAATATGGAGAAAAGAGGCTTCTTTGGATATAAGCATGTGAATAGTTTACATGTAAAATTAGAAATAGGGCTTATTATTATTTATGTAATAGGTAGTTGTTATTATATGTTTAAATTTGAAAATTCTAAAATGGCTTATGTCATGTTCACTTATTTAGGAATATCTTGGACTTTAAGAGCATGGATGGATTGGAAGTATGATAGAGAATCAAAAGAGTATATACTTTCAATAACGGGAATGGTTGCACTTATATTGATGCTCTCAATACTATTTTATTTCGTTCCACCTGCTGTATAA
- a CDS encoding NUDIX domain-containing protein — MKMAKLRAEAMILNENHSKVLVQCDLRETFYRFPGGSIEFGETAKEAIIRELMEEYDLKIDVQELAAENEHIFEWNNEIGHHCTFIHWGTVEEIITNEIRHKEHEDIILIWKSLDELKEKPTYPEGIVSCLEENNRNIVHFISKNK, encoded by the coding sequence ATGAAAATGGCTAAATTACGTGCTGAAGCAATGATTTTAAATGAAAATCATTCTAAAGTACTTGTACAATGTGATTTAAGAGAAACATTTTATCGTTTTCCAGGTGGCTCTATTGAATTTGGTGAAACGGCAAAAGAAGCAATAATACGAGAATTAATGGAAGAATACGATTTGAAGATTGATGTTCAAGAACTAGCCGCTGAAAATGAGCATATTTTCGAATGGAACAACGAAATAGGACATCATTGTACATTCATACATTGGGGAACGGTTGAAGAGATAATTACAAATGAAATAAGGCATAAAGAGCATGAGGATATTATATTAATTTGGAAAAGTCTAGACGAATTAAAGGAGAAACCAACATATCCTGAAGGAATTGTAAGTTGTTTAGAAGAGAATAACCGAAATATAGTCCACTTTATTTCTAAAAATAAATAA
- a CDS encoding DUF4181 domain-containing protein — MEKVVRKKLNIPKQTDWNSKYVNNSHKWGTRALIISYIIVTMICATLNPIYISNLPILFLITLYCFQSYMEWKFDKESREYVISLGTVPLLVITGIMVNLFFYSYWI, encoded by the coding sequence TTGGAAAAAGTAGTGAGAAAAAAATTAAATATACCGAAACAGACTGACTGGAATAGTAAATATGTAAACAACTCTCATAAATGGGGTACTAGGGCTCTTATCATTTCTTATATAATTGTTACGATGATATGCGCTACTTTAAATCCCATTTATATTAGTAATTTACCCATATTATTTTTAATAACTTTATACTGCTTTCAATCATATATGGAGTGGAAATTTGATAAAGAATCGAGGGAATATGTCATTTCTTTAGGAACGGTTCCGCTATTAGTAATAACAGGAATTATGGTTAACCTTTTCTTTTATAGCTATTGGATTTAA
- a CDS encoding PP2C family serine/threonine-protein phosphatase, whose product MHTTNNRQYSWVGNKKMCLDEVSVKQYGDIVLGIYGGNINAGAKKNEDGALVWSNDDWEFAAILDGHNSAESVDLVVNTIQKEYENIKVMMNESIDTVFRSVENHILTIFQSSSFKEKCQKIKGETACLICVRKENYIWWLSIGDCLIYVFHEELHKLGQYALNQRHFYEWIGNINTFHLPVPCYSTGIRELRTGKNRIVMVTDGVLECGERHYETPLNLYNDMNRNIIELEESVHHVLEHVHHQFGRDSATIISWDVENKENATYPSDQPDKR is encoded by the coding sequence ATGCATACAACAAATAATAGACAATACTCATGGGTTGGAAATAAGAAGATGTGTTTAGACGAAGTTTCAGTAAAACAATATGGTGATATCGTACTCGGTATATATGGCGGTAATATAAACGCTGGAGCAAAAAAGAACGAAGATGGCGCGTTAGTTTGGTCAAATGATGATTGGGAATTTGCAGCTATTTTAGATGGACATAATAGTGCGGAAAGTGTTGATTTAGTAGTAAATACAATCCAAAAAGAATATGAAAATATAAAAGTAATGATGAATGAATCGATTGATACTGTATTTCGATCTGTTGAAAATCATATACTTACAATCTTTCAGTCCTCTTCATTTAAAGAAAAGTGTCAAAAGATTAAAGGTGAAACAGCTTGCTTAATATGTGTAAGAAAAGAAAATTATATATGGTGGTTATCTATTGGCGATTGCCTCATTTATGTATTTCATGAAGAATTACATAAGTTAGGGCAATATGCATTAAATCAGCGTCATTTTTATGAATGGATTGGAAATATAAACACATTTCATTTACCAGTCCCTTGCTATTCAACAGGCATTCGTGAATTACGTACTGGAAAGAACCGAATTGTAATGGTCACAGATGGAGTATTAGAGTGCGGGGAACGACACTATGAAACACCATTAAATCTGTATAATGATATGAATAGAAATATAATAGAGCTTGAAGAAAGTGTTCATCATGTATTAGAGCACGTTCATCATCAATTCGGACGAGATAGTGCGACAATTATTAGTTGGGACGTTGAAAACAAAGAGAATGCTACGTATCCGAGTGACCAGCCAGATAAAAGGTAA